DNA from Pseudomonas mendocina:
GCAGGTCGTGGGACGGGTGCTGGAAGGCCAGGGCATCGAGAGGCACCAGGCGCTGCACCTCGCGGAAGAACAGACCGAGAATGCGTTCGACATCCAGGCTGGTTTGCAATTGCAGGCTCAGTTGATGACGCAGCTCCACCAGACTAGCCGGCTTTAGCGGCAGACTGCGACTGCCAGTAAAGCCAAGGCGCTGCAGTTTGGCGGCGTCGAAATCGATGGTGTTGGATTGGCTGGGGGGAACCATGGAGCTGAACCTCTGGCGCGATGGTGCGACGAGAGGGTTAGAGCGAATTTCATGCCAGCTGGTTCAGGATTGATGAAAATCCTTTTATTTCAGTGGCTTGGGTGTTTCTTTGGCTGGCAAGTGGCAGGCTTTTGCCGGTTGTCTGACGGCAATACTGGCAATGTGCTGCCGCTTGGTGATGGGCGTGGCGGATTTCTGTCGCGGGCCACCCGGCGCCTGGCGCCGGGCGGGTGGTGTTACTGGGCGTCGAAAGCCTGGCCATTGACGCCGGCGCTGTCCGATCCCATCAGGTAGAGATAGACCGGCATGATGTCTTGCGGCAGCGGGCGAGTCGCCGGATTTTCCCCCGGATAGGCCTGGGCGCGCATGTCGGTGCGTGTGGCGCCAGGGTTGATGCTGTTGGCGCGTACGTTGCTGATGCCATCGAGTTCGTCGGCCATGACTTGCATCAGGCCTTCGGTGGCGAACTTGGAGACGGCATAGGCGCCCCAATAGGCGCGGCCCTTGCGGCCGACGCTGCTGGAGGTGAAGACCACCGAGGCATCCTGGGACAGCTTGAGCAGCGGCAACAGGGTGCTGCTGAGCATGAACATGGCGTTGACGTTGACATGCATCACGCGCATGAAGTTGTCACCGGACAGCTGTTCCAGCGGTGTCCGTGGGCCGAGGATCGAGGCGTTGTGCAGCAGGCCGTCGAGGCGACCGAATTCGTTCTCGATCATCACCGCCAGTTCGTCGTACTGATGCGGCAGGGCGGTTTCCAGGTTGAAGGGGATCACCACTGGCTGCGGATGGCCGGCGGCCTCGATCTCGTCGTAGACCTGGCTCAGGTTGGCCTCGGTCTTGCCCAGCAGCAGCACGGTGGCGCCGTGTGCGGCGAAGCTCTTGGCGGCTGCCGCGCCGATGCCGCGACCTGCGCCGGTGATCAGGATGACCCGATCCTTGAGCAGATCGGGGCGGGCGGTGTAGTCGAACATGTGAGAATCCTTCGGAGAGCTCTAAGGGTAGGGCGGGGGACGCCCGCCAAATGGGGGAGTGGCGGGTTTCACACGCCCTGTGAGATCAACAGCTGCAAATGGCGCGGTCGAGGACGGCACGCAGTTCCTGAGGGTGATCCACGACCACATCGGCGCCCCAGTTGCGTGGGTTGTCTTCGGGGTGGATATAGCCGTATGTCACTGCAGCAGTGCGGCAGCCAGCGGCTCGGCCAGATTCGATATCGCGCGCATCATCGCCGATGAACAGCACTTCCTCCGGTTTGACGCCCATCTGCTGGCAGGCGAGCAGCAACATGTCCGGGGCCGGTTTGCTCTGCTCGACATGGTCAGGGCAGACCAGTACCGCAGAGCGTTCTGCCAGCTTCAGGCGTTGCATGATCGGCTCGGCATAGCGCAGCGGCTTGTTGGTGGCAACGCCCCACAGCAGGCGCGCCTGCTCGATATCGCTGAGCAGCTCTTCGATACCGTCGAACGGACGGGTCAGCACTGCGCAATGTTCCTGGTAGCGCTCGAGAAACTCCTGGCGCAGCGCCTCGAAGGCGGGCGAGTCCGGGGCTTCGTCGAACGCACAGCTGACCATGGCGCGCGCGCCACCGGAGACCTGGTCACGAATCACCTTGTCCGCCAGGGGCGGCAGACCACGCGCGGTGCGCATGGCCTGGGTGATGGCGATGAAGTCCGGCGCCGAGTCGAGCAGGGTGCCGTCCATGTCGAAAAGAACCGCTTTCAAACGCATGCGTGTCACTCCTTGCGCAGCGTCTGGATCATGTAGTTGACGTCCACGTCAGCTTCCAGTTTGTAGTGCTTGGTCAGGGGGTTGTAGGTCAGGCCGATGATGTCCTTGACCTCCAGTCCTGCCGCGCGACTCCAGGCGCCGAGTTCTGAGGGGCGAATGAATTTCTTGAAGTCATGGGTGCCGCGTGGCAGTAGGCGCAGGATGTACTCGGCGCCGATCACCGCGAATAGATAGGCCTTGGGGTTGCGGTTGATGGTGGAGAAGAACACCTGACCGCCGGGTTTGACCAGTTTGTGGCAGGCGCGGATCACCGAGGACGGATCGGGTACGTGCTCGAGCATCTCCAGGCAGGTGACTACATCGAACTGGCCCGGCATTTCCTCGGCGATGGCTTCGGCGGTGATCTGCCGGTATTCGACTTCGACGCCGGACTCCAGTTGATGCAGTTGGGCCACGGACAGCGGTGCTTCGCCCATGTCGATGCCGGTGACAGTGGCGCCACGCTGGGCCATTGCCTCGCTGAGGATGCCGCCGCCGCAACCGACGTCGAGCACGCGTTTGCCGGCCAGGCCGACGCGCTCGTCGATCCAGTTCACCCGTAGCGGGTTGATGTCGTGCAGAGGTTTGAACTCGCTCTGAAGATCCCACCAGCGGTGTGCCAGTGCCTCGAATTTGGCGATTTCGGCGCGGTCGACGTTGCTCATAAGCATCTCTTTGAAAGCATGGAAAGCGTATCGCCGCCATGTTGCCAGTTTAAGACTCGGCGTGGGGCGGCGTGGATTCGTTCAATGTATGTCAGTTTGTCGCAGTGGCTTGGGAATGTTGTAGCGCCCAAGGGTTATCGGCGGCTCATCTACTTCGTTGATACTCGGTCTGCTCCCTCTCCCATTTATGGGCGAGGGTTGGGGAGAGGGCCTGCCTGGCAGCCCTTTCCCCCGGCCCCTATCCCGCAAGCGGGAGAGGGGAGAATAAGCGGTATTACTTGCTGGCGATCCTGGTTCCCCAGTCCTTGGCCTTGGCGATCAGATCGTTTTCGTCCATACGGGTCAGGCGGCCATCATCCAGCAGTTGCTTGCCGCCTACCCACAGGTGTTTCACGCAGTCGCGGCTGCTGGCGTAGATCAGTTGTGAAACCGGATCATAGACCGGTTGCTGGGCCAGGGCGGAAAGATCGAACGCGACCAGGTCGGCCAACTTGCCCAGCTCCAGCGAGCCGACCTGGCTCTCCAGGCCCAAGGCGCGGGCGCCATTGAGCGTGGCCATGCGCAGCGCGCTGTGGGCATGCAGGGCGGTGGCCGAGCCGGCAACTGCCTTGGCCAGCAGTGCAGCAGTGCGGGTTTCACCGAGCAAGTCGAGATCGTTGTTGCTTGCGGCGCCGTCAGTGCCGATGGCGACGTTGACGCCGGCCTGCCACAGGCGTTCGACCGGGCAGAAGCCGCTGGCCAGTTTCAGGTTGGACTCCGGGCAGTGGACGATGCTGCAGTTATGTTCGACCAGCAGGGCCAGATCGTCGTCGTCGATCTGGGTCATGTGCACGGCTTGGAAACGTGGGCCGAGCAGGCCGAGACGGGCCAGGCGTGCCAGTGGGCGCTCGCCGTGCTTGGCGACGGCCTCGGCCACTTCCTGAGCGGTTTCATGCACGTGCATGTGGATGCCGGCGTCCAGCTCGTCGGCCAGGACGCGGATCTGCTCGAGCTTGTCGTCGCTGACCGTGTAGGGGGCGTGCGGGCCGAAGGCGATACGAATGCGTGGATGCTGTTTGAGGTCATCGAACAGCTGCAGGCCCTTGCGCAGTGCCTCGGCGGCATTGAGTGCGCCGGGCACCGGGAAATCCAGAACGGGCACGGTGATCTGTGCGCGAACGCCAGCGTTGTGCACGCACTCGGCGGCTGTCTGCGGGTAGAAATACATGTCGGAGAAGCAACTGATGCCACCCTTGACCTGTTCGGCGATGGCCAGCTCCGTGCCGTCGCGGACGAAATCCTCGTCGACCCATTTGCCCTCGGCGGGCCAGATATGCTCGTGCAGCCAGGTCATCAGCGGCAGGTCGTCGGCGATGCCGCGCAGCAGGGTCATGGCTGCGTGTCCATGCGCGTTGATCAGGCCGGGGGCAAGCAGGCAGTCCGGCAGCTCTCGTATCTCTGTCGTCGGGTGGCGCAGCGCCTCGCTGCGCGGCGCAATCAGGGCGATTTGGCCGTCACGAATGCCCAGGCCATGCTCGCGCAGCACCACGCCAGCCGGCTCCACGGGCACCAGCCAGGTGGGCAGGAGCAGGAGGTCGAGAGGGGCTTCGGGCATGATCGAGTGTCCGTATGGCGTGAAGGCTGCATAAGAAGTGCGTCAGTGTATAGATGAACGTCCGCTGCTTGAAGTCGTGGGCTCTGCTGGATTGTTCGGTCTGCGCCTGCTTCTCTGCGTATAATCCGCGATTTTTTGGCCGTGAAGGATGGAGTGCGCGATGCGCGAGCAATTGCTGGCGGTGGAGAAGGTTCAGGCGATCGACTGGCGTGATGGCGCCCTGTATTTGCTCGATCAGCGCCTGTTGCCGCACCGGCAGACCTGGCTGCGCTTCGAGTCGGCTGCGGCGGTGGCCGAGGCGATTCGTGACATGGTTGTGCGCGGTGCTCCGGCCATCGGTATCGCTGCTGCTTATGGCCTGGTGCTGGCGGCGCGTACCAGGCTGCAGGCCGGTGGCGACTGGCGTGAGTCGCTGGATGCGGATTTCGCCCGCCTCGAACAATCGCGCCCCACCGCAGTAAACCTGTTCTGGGCCTTGCAACGCATGCGCGAGCGTCTGGCGCGGCTCAAGGATGGTGATGACATTCTGGCGCTGCTGGAAGCCGAAGCCATTGGCATTCATGTCAGTGACCGCGAGGCCAACCTGACCATGGCGCAGCTGGGCATGGAGCTGATCCGCAAGCATCAGGGCAATTCGCAGGTCGTGCTGACCCACTGCAATGCCGGTGCGCTGGCTACGGGCGGTTTTGGTACCGCCCTGGGAGTGATTCGTGCGGCGCATCTGGAGGGATTGATCGAACTCGTTTATGTCGATGAAACACGACCCTGGTTGCAGGGGGCGCGCCTCACCGCCTGGGAATTGGCGGGCGATGGGGTGCCGGTGAGCCTCAATGCCGATGCGGCGGCGGCTCACCTGATGAAGACCAAGGGCATCACCTGGGTAATCGTCGGTGCCGAGCGGATTGCCGCCAATGGCGACGTGGCCAACAAGATTGGTACCTATCAGCTGGCGGTCAACGCCATGCACCACGGCGTACGCTTCATGGTGGTGGCGCCCAGTTCGAGCATCGACATGAGCCTGGAAAGCGGCGAGGACATCCTCCTGGAGGAGCGCAGCAGCGATGAGCTGTTGGAGATCGCCGGGCAGCGGGTTGCGGTTGATGTGCCGGTGGTCAATCCGGTGTTCGATGTGACGCCGGCAGATCTGGTCGATTACATCGTGACCGAAAAGGGCGTGGTCGAGAGGCCGGATGCAGCCAAGCTGGCGCAACTGATGTGCCGCAAGCGCCTGCACTGATCAGCCGATTCGAAGGTGGTCGCGGGGTAGGTGTGTGGCACGCTTTGTGGTAATCTCCGCCAGTTTCCAAGGGGGCTGACTACAGCCACCTTCACAGCATCGAATCGTGGCATAACTCGTTGATTTGTCGTGAGTCGTTAGTGGCCTGAGGCCATAGCGACGAGCTCCGTAGCGTTCAGGAAGAATGGCGCGGAGTTTCACCAGAAAAAGGAACCAGGCTTCTCATGGGCGAACTGGCCAAAGAAATTCTCCCGGTCAATATCGAAGACGAGCTGAAACAGTCCTACCTCGACTACGCGATGAGCGTGATCGTCGGGCGTGCGCTGCCGGATGCGCGCGATGGCTTGAAGCCGGTGCATCGCCGTGTGCTGTACGCCATGAGCGAGCTGAACAACGACTGGAACAAGCCGTACAAGAAATCCGCCCGTGTGGTCGGTGACGTGATCGGTAAATACCACCCGCACGGCGACACCGCGGTGTACGACACCATCGTGCGGATGGCTCAGGACTTCTCTCTGCGCTACCTGCTGGTCGACGGCCAGGGTAACTTCGGTTCGGTGGACGGCGACAACGCCGCAGCCATGCGATACACCGAAGTGCGCATGACCAAGCTGGCGCACGAGCTGCTGGCCGACCTGGACAAGGAAACCGTCGACTGGGTGCCCAACTACGACGGCACCGAGCAGATTCCGGCGGTCATGCCGACCAAGGTGCCGAACCTGCTCGTCAACGGCTCTTCCGGTATTGCCGTGGGTATGGCCACCAACATCCCGCCGCACAACCTTTCCGAGGTGATCGACGGTTGCCTGGCGCTCATCGACAACGCCGAGCTGACCGTCGATGACCTTATGCAATACATCCCCGGCCCGGACTTCCCGACCGCGGGCATCATCAACGGTCGTGCCGGCATCATCGAGGCCTACCGCACCGGCCGTGGTCGCATTTATGTGCGTGCCCGAGTCGAGGTCGAGGACATCGACAAGGCGGGCAACCGCCAGCAACTGGTCGTTACCGAGTTGCCCTACCAGCTGAACAAGGCGCGTCTGATCGAGAAGATCGCCGAGCTGGTCAAAGAGAAGAAGATCGAAGGCATCACCGAGCTGCGTGACGAATCCGACAAGGACGGCATGCGCGTGGTGATCGAGCTGCGTCGTGGTGAAGTGCCGGATGTCGTGCTGAACAACCTCTATGCTCAGACCCAGATGCAGAGCGTGTTCGGTATCAACGTCGTGGCGCTGGTCGATGGTCAGCCGAAGATCATGAACCTCAAGGACATGCTCGAGGTGTTCGTCCGTCACCGCCGTGAAGTGGTGACCCGGCGTACCGTCTACGAGCTGCGCAAGGCTCGCGAGCGTGGTCACATCCTCGAAGGTCAGGCTGTCGCGCTGTCGAATATCGACCCGGTGATCGAGCTGATCAAGAACTCGCCGACGCCGGCCGAGGCCAAGGAGCGCCTGATCGCTGCTGCCTGGGAATCCAGTGCGGTCGAGGCCATGGTCGAGCGCGCGGGTGCTGATTCCTGCCGTCCTGAGGGCCTCGATCCGCAGTACGGCCTGCGTGATGGCAAGTACTTCCTCTCGCCGGAACAGGCTCAGGCCATCCTCGAGCTGCGCCTGCACCGCCTGACCGGCCTGGAACACGAGAAGCTGCTGTCCGAGTACCAGGAAATCCTCAACCTGATCGGCGAGCTGATTCACATCCTGACCAGCCCCGAACGCTTGATGGCAGTCATCCGCGAGGAGCTGGAGAAGATCAAGGCCGAGTTCGGTGATGCTCGTCGTACCGAAATCACCGCGTCGCGTCAGGATCTGACCATCGCTGACCTGATCACCGAGGAAGAGCGTGTCGTCACCATCTCCCACGGAGGCTATGCCAAGAGCCAGCCGCTGGCCGCCTACGAGGCGCAGCGTCGCGGTGGTAAGGGCAAGTCTGCCACCGGGGTGAAGGACGAGGACTACGTCGAGCACTTGCTGGTCGCCAACAGCCACGCGACCCTGCTGCTGTTCTCCAGCAAGGGCAAGGTGTACTGGCTGCGTACTTTCGAGATTCCCGAGGCTTCGCGTGCTGCGCGTGGTCGTCCGCTGGTCAACCTGCTGCCACTGGACGAGGGCGAGCGCATCACCGCGATGCTGCAGATCGACCTCGAAGCCCTGCAGCAGAGCGCCGGCGCCGACGAAGACCTGGACGACGAAGGCGTAGTGATCGAGGGCGAAGTCACCGAGGTGGTCGAGGTCGAGGAAGTCGAAGAAGTCGAGGGTGAAACTCCCGAACTGGTCGCTGAGCCGACTGGCGCATTCATCTTCATGGCCACTGCCTTCGGTACCGTGAAGAAGACTCCGCTGGTGCAGTTCAGCCGCCCGCGCAGCGCCGGCCTGATCGCGCTGAAGCTGGAAGAGGGCGACACCCTGATCGCGGCCGCCATCACTGATGGCGCCAAGGAAGTCATGCTGTTCTCCAGTGCCGGCAAGGTGCTGCGCTTTGCCGAGAGCAAGGTGCGCACCATGGGTCGTACTGCTCGCGGTGTACGTGGCATGCGCCTGGGCAAGGATCAGCAACTGATCTCCATGCTGATTCCGGAGTCCGGTGCGCAGATCCTTACCGCCTCCGAACGCGGCTTCGGCAAGCGCACCGGCCTTGGCAAGTTCCCGCGCCGCGGTCGTGGTGGCCAGGGCGTGATCGCCATGGTCACCAGTGAACGCAACGGTAAGTTGGTCGGTGCCATCCAGGTGCAGGACGGCGAGGAAATCATGCTGATTTCCGACCAGGGCACCCTGGTGCGTACC
Protein-coding regions in this window:
- a CDS encoding YciK family oxidoreductase; its protein translation is MFDYTARPDLLKDRVILITGAGRGIGAAAAKSFAAHGATVLLLGKTEANLSQVYDEIEAAGHPQPVVIPFNLETALPHQYDELAVMIENEFGRLDGLLHNASILGPRTPLEQLSGDNFMRVMHVNVNAMFMLSSTLLPLLKLSQDASVVFTSSSVGRKGRAYWGAYAVSKFATEGLMQVMADELDGISNVRANSINPGATRTDMRAQAYPGENPATRPLPQDIMPVYLYLMGSDSAGVNGQAFDAQ
- the mupP gene encoding N-acetylmuramic acid 6-phosphate phosphatase MupP, with the translated sequence MRLKAVLFDMDGTLLDSAPDFIAITQAMRTARGLPPLADKVIRDQVSGGARAMVSCAFDEAPDSPAFEALRQEFLERYQEHCAVLTRPFDGIEELLSDIEQARLLWGVATNKPLRYAEPIMQRLKLAERSAVLVCPDHVEQSKPAPDMLLLACQQMGVKPEEVLFIGDDARDIESGRAAGCRTAAVTYGYIHPEDNPRNWGADVVVDHPQELRAVLDRAICSC
- the ubiG gene encoding bifunctional 2-polyprenyl-6-hydroxyphenol methylase/3-demethylubiquinol 3-O-methyltransferase UbiG, which translates into the protein MSNVDRAEIAKFEALAHRWWDLQSEFKPLHDINPLRVNWIDERVGLAGKRVLDVGCGGGILSEAMAQRGATVTGIDMGEAPLSVAQLHQLESGVEVEYRQITAEAIAEEMPGQFDVVTCLEMLEHVPDPSSVIRACHKLVKPGGQVFFSTINRNPKAYLFAVIGAEYILRLLPRGTHDFKKFIRPSELGAWSRAAGLEVKDIIGLTYNPLTKHYKLEADVDVNYMIQTLRKE
- a CDS encoding TRZ/ATZ family hydrolase; this translates as MPEAPLDLLLLPTWLVPVEPAGVVLREHGLGIRDGQIALIAPRSEALRHPTTEIRELPDCLLAPGLINAHGHAAMTLLRGIADDLPLMTWLHEHIWPAEGKWVDEDFVRDGTELAIAEQVKGGISCFSDMYFYPQTAAECVHNAGVRAQITVPVLDFPVPGALNAAEALRKGLQLFDDLKQHPRIRIAFGPHAPYTVSDDKLEQIRVLADELDAGIHMHVHETAQEVAEAVAKHGERPLARLARLGLLGPRFQAVHMTQIDDDDLALLVEHNCSIVHCPESNLKLASGFCPVERLWQAGVNVAIGTDGAASNNDLDLLGETRTAALLAKAVAGSATALHAHSALRMATLNGARALGLESQVGSLELGKLADLVAFDLSALAQQPVYDPVSQLIYASSRDCVKHLWVGGKQLLDDGRLTRMDENDLIAKAKDWGTRIASK
- the mtnA gene encoding S-methyl-5-thioribose-1-phosphate isomerase, which gives rise to MREQLLAVEKVQAIDWRDGALYLLDQRLLPHRQTWLRFESAAAVAEAIRDMVVRGAPAIGIAAAYGLVLAARTRLQAGGDWRESLDADFARLEQSRPTAVNLFWALQRMRERLARLKDGDDILALLEAEAIGIHVSDREANLTMAQLGMELIRKHQGNSQVVLTHCNAGALATGGFGTALGVIRAAHLEGLIELVYVDETRPWLQGARLTAWELAGDGVPVSLNADAAAAHLMKTKGITWVIVGAERIAANGDVANKIGTYQLAVNAMHHGVRFMVVAPSSSIDMSLESGEDILLEERSSDELLEIAGQRVAVDVPVVNPVFDVTPADLVDYIVTEKGVVERPDAAKLAQLMCRKRLH
- the gyrA gene encoding DNA gyrase subunit A; amino-acid sequence: MGELAKEILPVNIEDELKQSYLDYAMSVIVGRALPDARDGLKPVHRRVLYAMSELNNDWNKPYKKSARVVGDVIGKYHPHGDTAVYDTIVRMAQDFSLRYLLVDGQGNFGSVDGDNAAAMRYTEVRMTKLAHELLADLDKETVDWVPNYDGTEQIPAVMPTKVPNLLVNGSSGIAVGMATNIPPHNLSEVIDGCLALIDNAELTVDDLMQYIPGPDFPTAGIINGRAGIIEAYRTGRGRIYVRARVEVEDIDKAGNRQQLVVTELPYQLNKARLIEKIAELVKEKKIEGITELRDESDKDGMRVVIELRRGEVPDVVLNNLYAQTQMQSVFGINVVALVDGQPKIMNLKDMLEVFVRHRREVVTRRTVYELRKARERGHILEGQAVALSNIDPVIELIKNSPTPAEAKERLIAAAWESSAVEAMVERAGADSCRPEGLDPQYGLRDGKYFLSPEQAQAILELRLHRLTGLEHEKLLSEYQEILNLIGELIHILTSPERLMAVIREELEKIKAEFGDARRTEITASRQDLTIADLITEEERVVTISHGGYAKSQPLAAYEAQRRGGKGKSATGVKDEDYVEHLLVANSHATLLLFSSKGKVYWLRTFEIPEASRAARGRPLVNLLPLDEGERITAMLQIDLEALQQSAGADEDLDDEGVVIEGEVTEVVEVEEVEEVEGETPELVAEPTGAFIFMATAFGTVKKTPLVQFSRPRSAGLIALKLEEGDTLIAAAITDGAKEVMLFSSAGKVLRFAESKVRTMGRTARGVRGMRLGKDQQLISMLIPESGAQILTASERGFGKRTGLGKFPRRGRGGQGVIAMVTSERNGKLVGAIQVQDGEEIMLISDQGTLVRTRVDEVSSSGRNTQGVTLIKLAKDETLVGLERVQEPTPVEDDELVEGEEGAEVAENAEAPVADAEEGSEE